The genomic window GCAAAAACGAAGCAAAGAGTCAAAGATATTGCGAAAGAGTTGATCAAACTGTATGCAGAACGTAAAGCTTCTCATGGTTTTGCTTTTAGTCCCGATAATTATATGCAAGCTGAGCTGGAAGCCTCATTTATTTATGAGGATACACCGGATCAATACAAGGCGACATTGGATGTAAAGGGAGATATGGAAAAAGATTGTCCAATGGACAGGTTAATCTGTGGTGATGTCGGTTTTGGGAAAACAGAAGTAGCGCTAAGGGCAGCTTTTAAGGCGACACAAGATGGAAAACAAGTAGCTATTTTGGTGCCAACAACGATATTGGCTTTGCAGCATTACAGAACTTTTTCGGATCGTTTGAAAGATTTTCCGGTGGATATCGATTATGTATCAAGATTTCGCACAACCAAAGAAAAAAATCAAATTTTGAAAAAACTCAAGGAAGGAACACTTGAGATTATCATCGGGACGCACAGTCTTCTGAATAAAAAAACAGAATTCAAAGATTTGGGCCTACTTATCATAGACGAGGAACAAAAATTTGGTGTAGCCTCCAAAGAAAAGCTCAGACAATTTAAAGTCAATGTAGATACACTTACGCTGACTGCAACGCCTATTCCCAGAACATTGCAGTTTTCTCTGATGTCGGCAAGAGATTTGAGCGTGATCAATACTCCTCCTCCCAATCGTCAGTCAATACATACGGAGAGAAGGGTGTTCAACGATGAATTGATTCGCGATTCTATCATGTATGAAGTATATAGAGGTGGTCAGGTATTTTTTGTACATAACAGAGTAAAAACGCTGGCAGAAGTTGCCACAATGATCAAGCGTTTGTGTCCGGATGTGGATGTGGAAGTAGCACATGGTCAACTGGAAGCTGACAAATTGGAGGAAGTGTTATTGCGTTTTATTGACCACAAATTTGATGTGCTGGTTTGTACAAATATTATAGAAACTGGATTGGATATTCCAAATGCAAATACGATCATCATCAATAATGCACATCAGTTTGGACTCAGCGATTTACATCAGTTGCGTGGTAGGGTGGGACGATCGAACCGCAAGGCATATTGTTATTTATTTGCTCCGCCTTCGTCCGTTTTGACGATGGAAACTAGAAAGAGATTGAAGACCATCGAAGAATTTTCAGATCTGGGAAGTGGATTTCACGTGGCGATGCGAGATTTGGATATCAGAGGAGCCGGAAACTTGCTGGGAGGAGAACAATCCGGTTTTATTTCTGATATCGGATATGAAACTTATCATAAAATTCTTGAGGAAGCTATTGATGAGCTGAAAGAAAATGAATTCAAAGAAAGTTTTGCAGCACCTCCGCAAATCCTCAAACAGTATGTACGCGATGTGTCGATAGATACAGACGTGGAGATGCATCTACCGGATGAGTATATTTCGAATACTCAGGAAAGATTAATTCTTTATCAACAGTTGGATAAAATCAAAGATGAGGCAGGAATAGAAAAATTTGTGACTTCTTTGAAAGACCGATTCGGTCCTGTACCTAATGCGGTGAACGAATTGTTTCAAGGTCTCAGATTGCGATGGATTGCAAAAGAAATGAATTTTGAAAGGGTCGTTTTGAAAAAAAATAAATTGCAATGTTTTTTTATATCTAATCCCAGTTCCGCATTTTTCGAATCGACTTATTTTCAAAAACTTGTTGAGACAATATCAAAGGAAGGTATTCAACTTAAATTTACGCTCAAACAATCCAATCAACTTTTGATTTTAATTCGTGAAGAAGTAAAGCATCTGAACACTGCAATACAAATTCTTCATCATTTGCATCAGTTCATTCAGGATAAGATTTAGAATTAACGACCTTCCTGCTCCAACCAGTTGGTTTGGTATTTCAAGATTTTCAATATGAGATAAAGAGTTAGACTGCTTACGAATAAGCAGAACCAAATGTTGTTCCAGTAAGACAATTCAGGATGAAGGGCCCAAATGTGGAAAGCATAAAAGACATAAAATAAGCCGAATAAGGCAGCAATTCCATTCTTCTCTTTCTTCAATACTTTTTTCCAGCTAAAGCTCAAATTCGGAGAGGCCATGTTTCCTAATTTCGGGACAAATGCTGGTACACTTGCAGCCCATTTTAGGTATTGTTCACCGAATTTATTTCTTAGAAAATGCTCTTCCGCAAACATTATCCTTTCGTAATATAACCAGTATAATAACACAAATGAGATCACAAACCACAAGTGACCGGTAATCATAGCAAGTCCTAAGTACATTAAAAAATTTCCTAAATAAAGCGGATGTCTCACCAAACTATAAATTCCAGTTTGATTTAAAGTGTCAGCAAGCTGACCTTCACCTGTATTTCGACCTGAAGTGTTTTTGGGTGTATGTCCTACGGTGTACACTCTGATGATCAACCCAAGTAATGAAACTCCGAGGCAAAGCCAAGGGTAATACCCGTGAAAATTATCCAATCCGGTGTGGAGCTGAAAATAGTATAAGACCAATGCAGCAATGAGAATTATTATTGGTATATAGCTCCTGTAGCGAAATAATATGTTTCCCTGTGAATTGAATTCTTCAATCAATGCCATGATCTGAGATTATAGAATTTGCGTGGAATTATTTTTGGTAATCGTTCAGTAAATAATCTATCGTTCCTATCACTTCCGGTTTGTCACATGGTAGGGTTTTGGCCATTTTCAATATTTCAATTGCTTTTGCACGTTTTTTGTTTTCATCTAATATGAGAGCATAATTGAGATATTGATGCGCCTGTCCTCCATTTTCCATAGCTTTTTTAGACCATTTTTCTGCTGCAGACATGACCATTGTATTTCCCTTAAAGTATTTTAAAGCGGTTTGTGCGGTTTCATATAACTTTGTAGCATCGTTTTTTGCAATTTTAGAAACATAAGTTTTTGCACTTTTTACAAAAGACTTTGCTTCGCCGGTTTCTGAATAATATTGCACATTGGTTTGTAATGTAAACAACTGTTGCTTTTCAGGAAAATGTTTCATTTTCGCCTGAGCTTCTTTCAATAATTCAATGTTTCTATATTCGAGTGATTTCTTGAAGGTTTTTTGACAACAATTATAAACTTTTGTTTGAAAAACGGTAAGTGTCTTATCTCTAATAATTTCGTTTTTGTATTGAATCAGGTAATCAAAAATCTTAGAATCAGCTTCGGTTGCAGCTTCTGTGATGATATCAATATTTTCTTTTGTCGAAAGATCAGGCTGCGATGCGAGGTAATCATTTGCTACTTTCAATGAAGATTTGTCAGACCGATTGAGGGCTCTTATATAATTCAAAACAGTTTTTGGATCCCTTTTTCCTTCATTATACATTTTTTCAAAATCCTCTGCTCGACCTTGTTTTTTGAGCGCTTCCTTGCCAAGCTCTATGAAAGCTTCAGGTGGCCTGCCTCCTGAGGAGCGATGGACTATTTTGCCATTGAAGTCGATGTAAAGCAAAGTGGGGTAAGAAGCTACACTATATTTACCGCTTAAAGTGGGGCCTTCTCCTTTTTCCATGTCAACTTTTAAGTTGATGAAATTTTGGTTGTAAAAATCACCCACTGCAGGATCAGGAAAAACGTTCGATGACATTCTCCTGCATGGACCGCACCAGGTGGTGAATGCATCCATGAAGATGAGTTTGTCTTCAGTTTTTGCTTTATCCAACGCTTCTTGAAAGCTTCCTTTGAAAAATTCGATACCAGACTCTTGAGCGTTGAGTCCAAATATCGTGGAGCTCATGATAAAGAGACTGAAAATCAGTTTAATATCCCGAATTACCATAAATAGAATTTAGATTCATGCAAAGATGGTGAAGAAAAAACGAAATTTGACTCAGAAAATTCTATTCGCAAATCATCGAAATGTATCTACGCAGGCAGTTCCTGAATCAAATAGGACAAACGAGTCACACACCACAAATGTTTCATCCCGTTCATGCAGAGGGATGTTGGATGAGAGATGAACACGGGCAGGATTATATAGATCTCTCCAGTGGTTTCAGCGTGAGCAATCTGGGCCATCGCCATCCGAATGTGCTCAAAGCCATAAGTGAACAGATGGCTTTGTACCTGCATACTACGGTATACGGAGAACACCTGCAGAGCCCTCAACTCCAGCTAGCTCAAATTTTAAGGTCGGTATTGCCTGAGTCATTGGATTGTTTTTACTTTCTCAATACGGGTAGTGAAACTATCGATGCTGTATTCAAAATAGCTAGACTTCATAAACCCGGCTGTAGAATAGCTGCATGTCGGCAAGCATACCATGGAAGTACCTTGGCTGCTGAGTCTCTGAGATCAGATAAGGGACATAGTGCAGCTTTTAGACCTTTAGTACCCGGTATTTTGCAATTGGGATTCAACGAAGAAAATGAACTGGATCAACTTGTAGAGGATATTGGAGTAATTATCCTGGAAGTGGTGCAAGCAGAAGCAGGTGTCATCAAGGCAAATCCTGAATGGCTCTATCAATTGAGGGAGAAGTGCAAGCAAATGAATATTTTGCTTTGCTTTGATGAAATACAGACGGGTATAGGCAGGACAGGAAGCCTATATGCATTTCAACAATATGGCATTATTCCTGATCTGTTGCTCACAGGCAAAGCCCTTGGTTCAGGTTTACCTATTTCAGCCGTGGTTGGATCATCGGTACATATCGGCTTATTGGCATCCAAGCCAGGTTTATCTTATTTGAGCACATTTGGCGGGAACCCATTGAGTGCGGCAGCAGCTGCAGCTACATTGAGGACCTTAATGGATCAAAATCTGAGTTCCAGAGCTATAGTGATTGAAGAATTTTTTACTTCAGAGTTGAAAAAGTATTCCAGAATAGCATCCATCAGATCTGCGGGAGCATTGATTTCCATTGACATGTCCACTACAGTCAAAAGCCTTGAGTTGTTGGCTTTAGCATTTCAATCCAAACTTCTGATGGAGAGTTTCTTATTTGCGCCGCAATGTGTGAGAATAGCACCGCCACTTATCATCTCAGATAGTGAATTGGAACTGGTAATAGAAAGACTGGTGGTTTGCCTCAAAAAACTGTAGGCTAAGTAAGACCTTAAGTTTGAAGCAACTTCCAAATGGAATCTTTGAGTGCATCCAGACCTGCTCCTGTAACCGAAGAAATAAATACCGTTTCTATTCCGTCAGGCAATTCTGGTCTAATGAGTTTAAGCCACTCCGGTTCCACGATGTCGGTTTTGGTAATTGCCAGTAAACGAGGTTTGTCCAGTAGTTCAGGATTGTGTTGTTTCAACTCATTAACCAGGATCTGAAAATCTTTTTTGATCTCATGACTGTCACAAGGAATCATGAACAAGAGTAAACTATTACGCTCAATATGTCTTAGAAAACGAGTTCCCAAACCTTTGCCTAAATGTGCATCTTCGATGATTCCGGGTATATCTGCCATTACAAAAGATCTGCCATCTCTATAAGCGACGATTCCCAACTGTGGGGTTAGGGTCGTAAAAGCATAATCTGCTATTTTAGGTCTGGCTGCTGATAATGAAGAAAGCAAGGTTGATTTACCGGCATTCGGAAAACCTACTAAACCTACATCCGCAAGAATCTTGAGTTCAAGTACGATCCAAGATTCCTTACCATCCTCTCCGGGTTGGGCATAGTCCGGTGCCTGATGTGTGGAGGAAGTAAAGAAGGCATTCCCCTTGCCACCTCTTCCTCCTGGCAGGAGTATTTTTTGTTCGTCTTCATTAGTTATTTCAAGCAGTTTGTCTCCGGTCTCAGGATCAACAGCTATCGTTCCCAGGGGTACATCTACGATCACATCCTCGCCATCTGAACCCGTACAATTGTTTTCACCACCTCCTGTGCCATCTTTGGCGAAAATATGTTTGCGATATTTGAGATGCAATAGTGTCCAAAGTTGTCCATTCCCCCTCAATATGATGTGTCCACCTCGCCCACCATTACCACCATCCGGTCCACCTTTAGGAACACCTTTAGATCGAAAAAAATGGACAAATCCAGCACCACCATGTCCGGAACGAAACATGATTTTTACATAATCAACAAAATTTTGTTCAGCCAATTTTAAAAATGTTTCAGCAAATAACCTCGTCGATGCATCCTGTCAGTCGAGTATAAATGTCTTCGATTGATCCTAAACCCGATACTTGGAATGAAAGACCTTTCCGGTTGTAATAATCAAATACTTCTGAAGTTTTATTGCGGTATTCTTCCATCCTTTTGCGGATGATACTTTCATCGCTGTCATCGGGCCTTCCCGAGCTTTGCCCCCGCAACAATATTCGTTTCACGATTTCATCATCTGAGACATCCAAAGCGATTAAGCAACTGATTTTGTCACCTGAGGTTTGAAGCATTCTATCCAATGCATCAGCTTGAGCTGTTGTCCTGGGGAATCCATCATATATGAATCCTTGAGCATTTGGTTCCGAGGCAACTTTTTTTCTGAGCATATCTATAGTCACGTCATCAGGAACTAACTGTCCTTTAGCCATAAATTCTAAGGCTTTTAAGCCCAACTCAGTTTTTTGAGAGGTTTCTGATCTGAATAGATCTCCTGTAGAAATATGGTACAATCCGTAGTGGTTTACGAGTTTTTGAGCTTGAGTTCCTTTGCCGCTTCCAGGAGGGCCAAAAAGGATAATATGTATTTTATTGTTATCCATAACGATTGCAAATATAATGGGTATATCTGTGAGATGTTTTTAAACAGACTAAAACTACTTTTTGAATTATTTTTCGTTTTCTTTTTTATCGCCCTGCTTAAGTTTTTTCTGGATCGCTGTCAGGGAAGCTGCAAATTGTAGTCGATCCATCCAATATTCTGATGTTAATATATCTTCCTCGATTACTCCTAATGTCGAGGATGAATGAACCATGAGGAAATGGTCATCTTCATTTTCTGTCACGATGCCCACGTGTTGAATCCTGCTTTTCGTTCCAAAAAAAAGCAAGTCTCCCGGCTTAGCATTTTTTGCTTTAATTTTCTTTACCTGTTGAGATTGGGCGTCTGCGCTTGCTGCCATGGGCATTTCCATTCTCCCATAAACATATTGAACTAAGCCCGAGCAGTCGAATCCACCCGGCTTTTTTCCGGCTTTGCGATATTTGCTTCCCTTCATTTCACGTGCAAGTGTGATGATTACAAGTCTAAGCTTATCTTCTTTGGACTGTATGGAGACTTTTTCTGAGTGCCATGGTGAAGTGGATCCATTGACATCAGACTTTGGTATGCTAGAAGTCAATATGGCAAATACCAGCATTATATTTTTAAAGTACAGCATATTATATATTAATAATGTATTTAATATATTGTTCACATAAACTTTGACCCTCTCAACCTCAAGTATAGGAAAGTCCTCCTATTTTAACTCTTTTTGGTCCATTTATGCTTTAAACAAAAGGTTAAAACCTTGTTATCGATCCATTTTATAAAAGCATAAGCTTCCTTTCCAAACTGTTATAATACCCGAAGTAGATTAAATTTATGCTATCTTGTGAAGTACAATCGGATTATGTCAGCGTTGTTGAAGGCCATACTAATCTTATTTTTTATTGTAGCCATGTTTTCTTGTAGTATTTTGCATAAACATCGCACCATTGATTCAAGCAGCCAGTTGAAAGTTTCTGATTCAAGCTTGATCAGGCAGGCCATTGAGAACCTAGACACAGCTCAATTGCCTTATGTTACCATTTTCGTGAATATTCATTTTGTAGATTCTAAAACAGGAAACTTCTACCCGGGAAGCAAGGATGATACCTTGTATTACAATGGAATTTTTTGGACCCAGTTGCTCATCAATCATGCAAATTGGGTATTGCGAGACTTGAAATTTTCGCCTAGCAGTCCGAGAAGTTATGTAGGAGACAGCCATATACGCTATCAACTTTATTCTGAGCCAAATGAAGGCAGGGACAGTTTTGGTGGCATTTGGTTTTGGAAATCTTATCGCGATATCAAGAGAGTGTATGACCAAAAAGTAATGCACGTTGTATTTTACGATATTGATAAAGAGAAAGATTTTCAGTGCAGGGGATATGCCTGCGGGATGCATTATTGTAATGAAGTCGTCATGATGGATGCTCATGATAATGCCCGATATCATGGTCCCTGGGGTTGGTGGGCTTTTGCAGGTTTGATGAATCATGAAGTGTTCCATACATTTGGGCTCTGTCACAGTTTCTATTGTGATAATGAATGCAAGGGTATTGATATTGATCCCAATAAAGAGTGTCACAGCAATCCTTGTTTTAACGATTGCGGAGGTCCCCATGGCGGTACTTGCAACAATTGGGACAGCGGAAGTCAAAATATCATGGGGTACAATGCTGAAGGTAATTCGATCACGCCTTGTCAATGGCAACATTTGTACAGGAATATTTACCTTTCAAAAGCACTGCATTTAAAAATAGAACATTTGAGAATCCAGAACAAAATAAATAATTAATTGACCATATGAATTTTGAAGAAAAATATGCAAAGTTAATCACAGAGTATAGCCTCTATTTGAGACCGGGTGACCATTTGTTGATTCGAAGTACCACTTTGGCAGAAACACTGGTCAGGGAGATTTTCAGGCTTGCAAGTCAAAAAAATGTTCGTGTAGATATTGTATGGGAGTTTGACCAACAAGAAGAGATATTGTTGAGTTATGCCGACAAGGAAATCATTGCCAAACCGGATGAAAATTTGCTTGATTTGATTTCCAAGTGTACAGCATATTTATTGATAAGAGCACCATTTATCAATAGGAATAGATTTGTAGCTGATGCCGAGAAATTGAAACTCAGGACACAAGCAAGCGCAGAGTTTTCCAAAATTTATTTCCAAAGATTGGGGAATGGAAGTTTGAAAAGATCCTTATGTCAATATCCAACCGAAGCAGGAGCAAACTTTGCAGAAATGTCATTGGAGGATTACAAAAATTTCATCATACACGCTTGTTATTTAGATAAGGATGAACCTAGTGATCATTGGAAAAAATTGAGTCACATGCAGCAAGGAATTGTAGATTATTTAAATTCAAGCAAATGGATCAGTTATATTCATGGCAAACATCAACTGACAGCTAGAGTTGAGGGACGAACCTGGATCAATTCTGATGGCAAATCCAACATGCCTTCTGGAGAAGTTTTTACCAGCCCAATTGAAGATCAAGTCAATGGAGAAATCTATTTTGATTTTCCAACAATGATGATGGGTCAAGATGTACATGGCATTTATCTGAAAGTCAAGGATGGATGGATTGAAGAATTCAAAGCAGATCAAGGTCAAGATGTTTTGGAGAAAGTTTTTGCCATCGAAGGTACAAGAAGGTTTGGGGAAATTGCAATTGGCACAAATTATAATATCACCAGGACAACACGAAATATTTTATTTGACGAGAAAATAGGAGGTAGCGTACATATGGCAGTAGGACAATCATATTTGCAATGTGGAGGAAAAAATCAATCCAGCATTCATTGGGATTTGATAAAAAATATGCGCGATGGTGGCAAAATTATAGTAGATGACAAATTAATTTATGAAAACGGAGAGTTTCTCATTTAATATAAATTCATGATCATTTCCAGTATAGTTGCTTGTGCTCACAATAAAGTAATCGGCAGAAAAAACGAGATTCCATGGTATCTGCCGGCGGATTTAAAATTTTTTAAAAAAGTCACCAGCGGGCATCCTGTGATCATGGGCCGAAAGTGTTTTGAGAGTATAGGCAGACCATTGCCTTACAGGACAAATATCATTATTACCAGAGATCCATATTATATTGTGAGTAACTGCTTGATAGCTCACAGTTCGGAAGAAGCTATACGAATGGCTTCAGAGATTGATAACGATGAAATTTTCATCATAGGAGGAGGTGAAATTTATAATCAAACTATACATTACTGGCATAAAATTTATATGACGGAAGTGGATTTAAATGTACCTGATGGCGATACATTTTTTCCTGCATTGGATTTCAGTAAGTGGGAGCGCCTCAATGTTGAATCTCATCTCCCGGATGAACAGAATAAATACCCTTATCAATTTAGTACATGGATGAAAAAAACATCAAAGAAGATCTGATACAATACGTATGGAACTCTAGATTGCTCTCAGGCAAAATATTGCAAACTACCACGGGACAACTATTGCAAATAATTCACCCCGGTGTTTGGAATATTCATCAGGGTCCCGATTTTTTAATGGCTAAGGTCAAGATAGATGAGGTAGTCTGGGTAGGGCATATTGAAATACATGTCTTCAGTTCAGACTGGGTTTTGCATGGACACAAAGGAGATGAAAGATATGAAAATGTAATTCTTCATGTTGTGTATAAGAATGACAGTAAGCAGAATTTCCCTGCGGACCAATCTTATTGTTTGGAGTTGAAGGAACTGTTATCTCCGGATTTGCTCATACAATATGAAGCTTTAAAAAACACAGCTTACAAACTGCCTTGTGCAGAATGGATCCAAAAAGTACCCGAGCACATCAAAAACAACCAGTTAGATCGAATGCTGGCAGAACGTTGGGAAAACAGAGCTGTAAAAATAAAATCACATTTGGGGAATAATTACGATTGGGAACATCTTCTCTGGCAATACATTGCACATTACATGGTGACCCCAGCCAACAGTGATGCAATGGAAATGCTATTTGGGAAACTTGATTTTAGTATCATAAGACGCTTGGCAAATCGTCAGTTTGAAATGGAAGCATTATTATTTGGGACGGCGGGGTTTTTGAATGATGAAGAGGGAGATGAGTATTACTTAAAATTGCTGAATGAGTTCAAATACCAAGAAAGAAAATTTGGAATTCAAAAAATGGCGTGGCACATCTGGAAATTTTTACGAATGAGGCCACAACATTTTCCAACTTTGAGATTGGCTCAACTATCCGGAATGATGAGCCATAGCATTCCTTTATTTGATCAAATCCTGCAAGCACAAGATACGAGCGAAGTCCGGCGATTACTTCAACAACCTGTAAGCGATTTTTGGTGTGATCATTTTCATTTTAAAGATAGCGCTCATCCTAAGAAAATTAAACACATTGGAAAGCAAGTGCAGGATTTGCTCTTGATCAATGCAGTTTGTCCTGTTTTATATTATTATGGACAAGTTATGAATAAAACTGAGTTATGTGATAAAGCATTTCGATGGATTCAAACTATACCGGCAGAACAAAATTCAATTCTTAAACTGTACTCTTCTGAATCATGGCTAGCTCAGCATGCAGGTGATAGTCAAGCTATGCTCCAATTGAATAAGCAGTATTGTTCGTTGAAGAAATGTTTACAATGTCAAATTGGTAATTATGTCTTACATCATAAACTCAAATGATGGACTGTGGAATTAGAATTATTTGAGAAAGGCTTATAAACAAATCGAATGAGTTTGTCAATCTGCAACTTATTGTATTTTTTGGAAATGTAGTTTGAGCAAATCGTTTTGGGCTACAAAAGAATTTTGAGTTCTTTCTTGGATTTCAAAATTTTGAATTATATTTTTATTTTCATCAGAGAAGACAAATTGGTTGTCTTTCACATCCCATTGATACAATTTAAAAATGAATCTGGAAATCAAATCTCCTTTAGTTTTGATTGAGCCATCTTCAAAGAGCTGTACCTCAAAAATCTGCTGATCAAGAAAACTAGCCAATCCTGATATAGACTCTGTTGAGAGTTGGTCTGCATATTTTCCGATCTCATCTCCTACATTTCCTAACTGAATTCCTATTTGGGATATAGACTTAGCAAATGCAGTAGCTGAATATTCTACCTTTCCTTCAATGGTACTCGTATCAATCTTGGTCAAATCCAAATCAGTCATATGTTGTGCTTCTGACAATGCTTTTTGTGCGGACTTCATTCCTACTTCCACAGAGTCCCTCAATCCCGGCATTTGCAATTTATTTTTTTGCAGTTCGATGCGAACCTTGTACATTCCGCTGAACTGTTGTCTTGGAGAAATGGATTTGGTTGCACAAGCTCCAAGAGCAAGACAAAGTGCAGAGATTTTAAAGAAGAATAAATTCATTTTTGAATCAATATTATTTGTCTTGTTTGGCAAATACTTTTTTCAAAAGATCAGAAGTTCTGGCTGCTAAATTATTCCTGATATTTTTTTCTTCAATTGCAATCTTGCTGAATAGGGCGTCTAAAGCCTTGTTTGTCACGTACGCAGCTATATCAGGATTTGCTTGTTTGACAAAAGGAATTTTATTGTAACTAGTCACTGCCGAGGACCACAAATCAAGAGCACCCTGTTGATTTAGTGCCTGAGTGATCACCGGATTAAATTCTGCGTATAATGCCTGGGTGGTCGTTTTTTGAAGATATTCGGTAGCGGCATTGTCTGAGCCACGTAGAATATTCCAGGCGTCTTTGATAGTAATTTGCTTGATCGCTTGTACGAATATTGGTTTTGCCTTTTTTGCGGCATCTTCAGCAGCGTAGTTGATTTTACGGACCATGTCATCTTCGAGTTTTGTAAATCCCGGAATTACTCGAAGTTTGTCGCAAACATTTTTGGCATCTTGTGGCAAGGCTATCTTGTATATACTTTTATAAAAGGCATCCCTTGCACTTAATTGATCAGAGCCTTTACTTGTGCCTGAAGTCAAAGCTTCTTTCAAACCCATTGCGACTTCCTCAGTACTTACTTCTTCAAGACCAACCTCTTTTAGAATGTTACCAAATTGTCCACTGCATGACACAAATGTGAGCATCAGAACAACTACCGGTATTGAAATATAAAATCGATTTATCATGTTTGACATTTTTATTAATTAGACGAATGGTTTTGAATTTAGTTGGTTAAAATCTTGTGAAATTTTTATAAAATTACGGGATGAGGCCAACAATATTCCAATTGAATATTTTCTCCGTAGAAAATCCTTGTAGTTTTTTCGAAATTACTCGACAAATCAGAAACATAAAATCGGTTTGTATTTTTTGCACCTGAAAGATTCTCTAAGCTTTCATTCTTGAGGATTTGTTTAAGTTTTGTAGCTACTACTTCTGCAGAATCGACAACACCGATTTGATGTTTGAAAAAAGCAGAAATTTCTTTTTTGATCAAAGGATAGTGTGTGCATGCGAGTACCAAGGTATCAATTCCTGCCAGGTGTGGGTCATCTAAGTATTGGTGCAAGATGGCATCACTGATATGATCGTTGTAAAATCCCTCTTCAATCATGGGAGCAAGGAGAGGCGTCGCCAAGGCCGAATATCGGAGTTTCGGTTTCCTCCGACTGAATTTTTCTTGATAGACATTGGATTTGACAGTAGTACTGGTTGCTATGAGACCTACGTGGTGAAT from Saprospiraceae bacterium includes these protein-coding regions:
- a CDS encoding DUF1295 domain-containing protein, coding for MALIEEFNSQGNILFRYRSYIPIIILIAALVLYYFQLHTGLDNFHGYYPWLCLGVSLLGLIIRVYTVGHTPKNTSGRNTGEGQLADTLNQTGIYSLVRHPLYLGNFLMYLGLAMITGHLWFVISFVLLYWLYYERIMFAEEHFLRNKFGEQYLKWAASVPAFVPKLGNMASPNLSFSWKKVLKKEKNGIAALFGLFYVFYAFHIWALHPELSYWNNIWFCLFVSSLTLYLILKILKYQTNWLEQEGR
- a CDS encoding DUF255 domain-containing protein, which produces MSSTIFGLNAQESGIEFFKGSFQEALDKAKTEDKLIFMDAFTTWCGPCRRMSSNVFPDPAVGDFYNQNFINLKVDMEKGEGPTLSGKYSVASYPTLLYIDFNGKIVHRSSGGRPPEAFIELGKEALKKQGRAEDFEKMYNEGKRDPKTVLNYIRALNRSDKSSLKVANDYLASQPDLSTKENIDIITEAATEADSKIFDYLIQYKNEIIRDKTLTVFQTKVYNCCQKTFKKSLEYRNIELLKEAQAKMKHFPEKQQLFTLQTNVQYYSETGEAKSFVKSAKTYVSKIAKNDATKLYETAQTALKYFKGNTMVMSAAEKWSKKAMENGGQAHQYLNYALILDENKKRAKAIEILKMAKTLPCDKPEVIGTIDYLLNDYQK
- the mfd gene encoding transcription-repair coupling factor is translated as MSDYYQKDKAAKEIAGILSYQNQSRIVVEGLAGSRDSFLIYSSFLQSQKPFVLIASDKEDAAYLMNDLEQLMLRNACSFFPDSFKRPLHFEEIDAFQVQQRMESLEQIGSGSAHLLVTYPEALFEKIVSKKAIEEAKLNFVSGQELDMDIVLDRLAYYGFVRVDFVYEPGQFSLRGGILDIFSLAADHPYRIELDDVIIESIRSFDTTTQLSVKNIGKFTLIPNIHAEYEHEEKLSLFEVLPSETVIWIKDVSSTLDTLQKCLDAAEHFGEKMIHYDEELHVKLIRERSFIFPGDIIKALDNFSVIYFHTLPTNLGELKKVKVSSRPQPSFNKNFQYLIEDIRTLQEKNYTCVLFTNSSAQIERFYNIFDDLKANIQILAEVKSMREGFIDDEMKIACYTDHQIFGRFHGYKLKQGFSRDQAIHLKMLRELQTGDFVTHIDHGVGRYAGLEKININGQIQEAVRLIYRNDDILYVSIHSLHKISKYVGQEGTEPVLHKLGSDQWKILKAKTKQRVKDIAKELIKLYAERKASHGFAFSPDNYMQAELEASFIYEDTPDQYKATLDVKGDMEKDCPMDRLICGDVGFGKTEVALRAAFKATQDGKQVAILVPTTILALQHYRTFSDRLKDFPVDIDYVSRFRTTKEKNQILKKLKEGTLEIIIGTHSLLNKKTEFKDLGLLIIDEEQKFGVASKEKLRQFKVNVDTLTLTATPIPRTLQFSLMSARDLSVINTPPPNRQSIHTERRVFNDELIRDSIMYEVYRGGQVFFVHNRVKTLAEVATMIKRLCPDVDVEVAHGQLEADKLEEVLLRFIDHKFDVLVCTNIIETGLDIPNANTIIINNAHQFGLSDLHQLRGRVGRSNRKAYCYLFAPPSSVLTMETRKRLKTIEEFSDLGSGFHVAMRDLDIRGAGNLLGGEQSGFISDIGYETYHKILEEAIDELKENEFKESFAAPPQILKQYVRDVSIDTDVEMHLPDEYISNTQERLILYQQLDKIKDEAGIEKFVTSLKDRFGPVPNAVNELFQGLRLRWIAKEMNFERVVLKKNKLQCFFISNPSSAFFESTYFQKLVETISKEGIQLKFTLKQSNQLLILIREEVKHLNTAIQILHHLHQFIQDKI
- the obgE gene encoding GTPase ObgE, yielding MAEQNFVDYVKIMFRSGHGGAGFVHFFRSKGVPKGGPDGGNGGRGGHIILRGNGQLWTLLHLKYRKHIFAKDGTGGGENNCTGSDGEDVIVDVPLGTIAVDPETGDKLLEITNEDEQKILLPGGRGGKGNAFFTSSTHQAPDYAQPGEDGKESWIVLELKILADVGLVGFPNAGKSTLLSSLSAARPKIADYAFTTLTPQLGIVAYRDGRSFVMADIPGIIEDAHLGKGLGTRFLRHIERNSLLLFMIPCDSHEIKKDFQILVNELKQHNPELLDKPRLLAITKTDIVEPEWLKLIRPELPDGIETVFISSVTGAGLDALKDSIWKLLQT
- a CDS encoding aspartate aminotransferase family protein, coding for MYLRRQFLNQIGQTSHTPQMFHPVHAEGCWMRDEHGQDYIDLSSGFSVSNLGHRHPNVLKAISEQMALYLHTTVYGEHLQSPQLQLAQILRSVLPESLDCFYFLNTGSETIDAVFKIARLHKPGCRIAACRQAYHGSTLAAESLRSDKGHSAAFRPLVPGILQLGFNEENELDQLVEDIGVIILEVVQAEAGVIKANPEWLYQLREKCKQMNILLCFDEIQTGIGRTGSLYAFQQYGIIPDLLLTGKALGSGLPISAVVGSSVHIGLLASKPGLSYLSTFGGNPLSAAAAAATLRTLMDQNLSSRAIVIEEFFTSELKKYSRIASIRSAGALISIDMSTTVKSLELLALAFQSKLLMESFLFAPQCVRIAPPLIISDSELELVIERLVVCLKKL